A window of Rhodothermales bacterium genomic DNA:
CCCGCACGAACCGGTGCTGGGCCGGTTGCAAACCGAATTTGTGCCAGGCGGCGGGCTTGACAATGACGGCCACGACCACGCCGCGGTGCTCGGCGGCCGCATCCACCAACTGTTTCAGGTCGGCTTCGTCCGTTTCGGGCAGGATTTCCCGGTAGGTCCCGTTCGGGAAGGCCTGCAGGAAGGCCTTTTCAAGGGTCCCGGCGGCCGGGTCGTTGTACGTGACATGGGGCCGGACCAGCACGCACAACACATCTTTCTGGCCGGGCTTCAGGGCAAAGAACCGGTAGGATTCCCCGTATTCCACGAGGGCCCGGGCGGCCATGCCGGCGGCCGCGGTCTGGTGTTCGGCGCATCCGACCACGCGGGGTTCGAAGGCCGTGCCGGGGTCCAGGAAAAAGGAATCCCCGAACCGGTCCGAGAATCCGGTTTTCAGGGTCCATAGCCGTTCGAAGGCTTCGTCGACCCGTGCCCGCAACTCCGCATCCGAATGCGCAGCGGTCACGAGGTGCTCAATGACATCATCCACGGAGCGGACATCCAGCAGGATGTCCACGCCCGCCTTCAGGATGCGGGCCACCTCCTCGCCTTCGGTGGCCGCACCGGCCGTGGCACCGGCCATCAAGAGGCTGTCCGAGATGACGGCGCCGCGGAAGCCCATTTCGTCCCGCAGAAGGTCCTGCAGGATGGGTTTCGAGGCCGTGGCTATCCGTCCGGACGCATCCAGGGCCGGATAGGCCACGTGGGCGGTCATGACGAGCGGCACACCGGCCTGGATGGCAGCCGCAAACGGGGGGAGTTCAAGCGCGTCCAGCGACTCCCGGTCCCGGGTCAGCACGGGCTTGCCGTCGTGGGAGTCTGTCTCGGTGTCTCCGTGGCCGGGGAAATGTTTGGCGGTGGACAACAGGCCCTCGGCGGCACATCCGCAGATGTACGCGGCCACGCGGGCCGAGGCGGTTTCCGGGTCGGTGCCGTATGCGCGGGTGGCAATGATGGGGTTCCGGGGATTCGACGCCACGTCCGCGACGGGCGAGAAACTGATGTGGATGCCGGCTGCCAGAGCTTCCCGGGCGGATATCCGGGCCATTTCCTCGACATCGTCCGGCGACAGGGAAGCGTACGCCAGCGCATGCGGGAAGACGGTTGCACCACGGAGCTGCTGGCCGACACCCCGTTCCATGTCAGTGGCCACCAACAACGGAAAGCGGGACCGGCTTTGCAGGACGGCGAGGGCCTGTGGTGTCATGAACCGGTCACCGTTGAACAGGCACAATCCCCCGAGGGCATGCCGGTCGAGCAATTCACCTATCCGTTCAGCGTCCTCGGCGACCGTGACGGCCGGGGGCATATTGGATCCGATCCGGGGGAAAATGAGTTGGGCGATCCGGTCGCGAAGGGAGTGGGGCTTGGTCATTCCGGAAGATACAACCCGTGCGCGCGAATGTAGGACAGCGTCCGCGGATGCAGGTGGGTCCGGAGCAGCCCGGACACGGTGGTGTCTGTCCCTTCTCCGGCTCCCGCAGCCTGCAGCGCCTGGCGGATGGCGGTCGACGATATGTCGCTCTGGATGCCGTCCAGGTGGATGGCGGGCCGACCGTTTGAGCGCCGCAGCGCCGAAGCTGAGGTATCCGGGCGGTCATAGACCACCAGGGTGGCCAGTTCTGCAATGCGGTCCGGATCCCTCCAGGTTTCGAATCCGGCCAGGTTGTCGCTGCCCACGATCAGGAAGAGGGTGGCATCCGGCTGTTCGGCCGTCAGGGACTCCAGGGTCTGGACGGTCCAGGACGTGCCGCCCCGGTCCAACTCGCGGGTATCCAGCCGGAAGCGGGGCTCGTCCTCGATCACGCCCCGGATCATGGCCATCCGATGCGGATCGGCGGTCAGGGTCCGGTCGGGCTTGTGCGGGGGGTGCGCGGCCGGAATCCACAGTACCGCGTCGAGATGCAGCTGGTCCAGTGCGGCCCGTGCAACGCGCTCGTGCGTCCTGTGGGGAGGATCGAAACTTCCTCCAAAGACGCCCAGGCGGGTCATGACGGCTGGCTCAACCGGTCCAGTTCAGCCTGGAGCTCCATGTAGACGGCTTCGGCGTCCTTCAGGATGGGGCTGTCCGGGAAAATCTGGATGAGTCGCTCGTAGCTGTCCACCCCTTTTCCGAAGCGCTCGGCACGCTTGTCACGAACGCTCAACTTGCCGTACTCCAGGTAAGCCTGCATGGCGCCCAACAGGGCATCGTCAGCCCATTCGGTATCGTAATACCGGTCGAACACGGCTTCAAAACTGACGGCTGCCGCCTGGTAGAGTTCGCGCCGTTCATACAGCTTGGCTGTGTAGTAGGCCTTCTGGCCCAGCTTCTCGCGCAATTCCACAATACGTTCGGCGGCATCGGCCGACCGCTCATGATCCGGATAGCGCG
This region includes:
- a CDS encoding glycoside hydrolase family 3 protein, which codes for MTKPHSLRDRIAQLIFPRIGSNMPPAVTVAEDAERIGELLDRHALGGLCLFNGDRFMTPQALAVLQSRSRFPLLVATDMERGVGQQLRGATVFPHALAYASLSPDDVEEMARISAREALAAGIHISFSPVADVASNPRNPIIATRAYGTDPETASARVAAYICGCAAEGLLSTAKHFPGHGDTETDSHDGKPVLTRDRESLDALELPPFAAAIQAGVPLVMTAHVAYPALDASGRIATASKPILQDLLRDEMGFRGAVISDSLLMAGATAGAATEGEEVARILKAGVDILLDVRSVDDVIEHLVTAAHSDAELRARVDEAFERLWTLKTGFSDRFGDSFFLDPGTAFEPRVVGCAEHQTAAAGMAARALVEYGESYRFFALKPGQKDVLCVLVRPHVTYNDPAAGTLEKAFLQAFPNGTYREILPETDEADLKQLVDAAAEHRGVVVAVIVKPAAWHKFGLQPAQHRFVREMCDRHATVLASLGSPTILSDFPGAVTSVCLFSDVAPSQQALASWLSRLQ
- the nadD gene encoding nicotinate (nicotinamide) nucleotide adenylyltransferase translates to MTRLGVFGGSFDPPHRTHERVARAALDQLHLDAVLWIPAAHPPHKPDRTLTADPHRMAMIRGVIEDEPRFRLDTRELDRGGTSWTVQTLESLTAEQPDATLFLIVGSDNLAGFETWRDPDRIAELATLVVYDRPDTSASALRRSNGRPAIHLDGIQSDISSTAIRQALQAAGAGEGTDTTVSGLLRTHLHPRTLSYIRAHGLYLPE